In Leucobacter insecticola, one DNA window encodes the following:
- a CDS encoding DUF4190 domain-containing protein, whose translation MSNPYAPSDASQNQPPQQFSASPVPPSEQQVSPPQPVAPTPQYQPPVTYQAPIPPHQSGGYRGYLGVAPPPSQRSGIAVASLIISIFSFALLGIPLIGGVVGIPGGITAVVLGIVALNKRQPKGMSIAGIIIGSLAAIVSAFAAYFFLFAFGVLGA comes from the coding sequence ATGTCTAATCCCTATGCTCCGAGTGATGCGAGCCAGAATCAGCCGCCACAGCAGTTTTCGGCGTCGCCGGTTCCCCCATCGGAACAGCAGGTTTCCCCGCCCCAGCCCGTGGCGCCGACGCCCCAGTACCAGCCGCCGGTCACCTATCAGGCACCGATCCCACCGCACCAGTCTGGCGGATATCGGGGGTACCTCGGAGTAGCGCCTCCCCCCAGCCAGCGAAGCGGTATCGCCGTCGCCTCGCTGATCATCAGCATTTTCAGCTTCGCGCTCCTCGGGATTCCGCTAATCGGCGGCGTCGTGGGAATCCCCGGCGGAATCACTGCAGTGGTGCTTGGCATCGTTGCGCTGAACAAACGTCAACCCAAGGGGATGTCAATCGCAGGCATCATCATTGGCTCGCTCGCCGCGATTGTCTCGGCCTTTGCCGCGTACTTTTTCCTTTTCGCTTTCGGCGTGCTCGGCGCATAG
- a CDS encoding ABC transporter permease: protein MKSLSRQILPVLLAVVGVVVVWALLVRVTGVPSYLLPAPEQVWQAAWHDRTLIAGHLAATLQIAVSGFVLGAALGIATAVALTLSDTARRAVEPLLIASQAIPPVIFAPIVIAAMGFGSWPKILVVTLGAFFPVVISASAAMRGVDRDLVELLVAMGASRFAVLRRARFPGAVPGMVAGAKVSASYVVFSAIIAEWMGSSVGLGVYLQRSQASYRMDQLFAAVGVIAVLGVLLFWITSLLGDRALARTRASSALAADAASV, encoded by the coding sequence GTGAAGAGTCTTTCGCGGCAGATCCTTCCCGTGCTCCTCGCCGTCGTCGGCGTGGTGGTCGTGTGGGCTCTGCTGGTGCGCGTCACCGGGGTTCCGTCCTACCTGCTGCCCGCCCCCGAGCAGGTGTGGCAGGCGGCATGGCACGATCGCACCCTGATCGCGGGACACCTCGCCGCCACACTTCAGATCGCCGTCAGTGGTTTTGTGCTCGGCGCCGCGCTCGGCATCGCCACTGCGGTCGCCCTGACGCTGTCGGACACAGCACGGCGCGCGGTCGAACCGCTCTTGATCGCGAGCCAGGCGATCCCGCCGGTGATCTTTGCACCCATCGTGATCGCGGCCATGGGTTTCGGATCGTGGCCGAAGATCCTGGTGGTCACGCTCGGCGCGTTTTTCCCCGTTGTCATCAGCGCCAGCGCGGCGATGCGCGGCGTCGACCGCGACCTCGTTGAACTGCTGGTCGCGATGGGGGCCTCGCGCTTTGCTGTGCTGCGGCGAGCGCGCTTCCCCGGCGCCGTTCCGGGCATGGTCGCCGGGGCCAAGGTCTCCGCTAGCTACGTCGTCTTCAGCGCAATCATCGCCGAGTGGATGGGATCGTCCGTCGGTCTCGGCGTCTATCTGCAACGCTCTCAGGCGAGCTACCGCATGGACCAGCTCTTTGCTGCCGTCGGTGTCATTGCCGTGCTGGGGGTGCTGCTGTTTTGGATCACCTCCCTCCTCGGTGATCGCGCGCTCGCGCGCACCCGCGCCAGCTCGGCCCTCGCCGCTGACGCCGCCTCTGTATAA
- a CDS encoding GuaB1 family IMP dehydrogenase-related protein has product MEFIGAMPAVDLTYSDVFLVPRHSEVRSRLDVTLAPGDGTQATLPLVASNMNSVTGPRLAAVLARRGGLAVLPQDMSLPEMERAIQWVKRQPATVDTPIVLPVAATAADALRQIPLAEGQSVVVADHDTDEALPAERSIRGVLSAQRLAAVPPDARLGDLLRGKAAVIDASELSDPRTAFDRVAAALSNHDAEAADPAAVCVVADGLLVGVLSEKSALRRSIYQPALDADGRLIVAAAVGINGDIATKARALVAAGANALVVDTAHGHQETMLRALRTVSELSLGVPIVAGNIVTSDGVNDLVNAGATILKVGVGPGAMCTTRMMTAVGRPQFSAVLETAQAARELGAHVWADGGVRYPRDVALALAAGASAIMIGSWFAGTAESPGELHTDEDGRQYKESWGMASTKAVQGRFGALDAYERARKELFAEGISSSKIYLDPQRPSVEDLVDMITSGLRSSFTYAGANSLQEFHLRARVGLQSAAGYEEGKALPVSW; this is encoded by the coding sequence ATGGAGTTCATTGGGGCGATGCCCGCCGTTGACCTAACCTATTCAGATGTGTTTCTCGTGCCGCGGCACTCGGAGGTGCGCAGCCGGCTCGACGTGACCCTCGCCCCTGGCGATGGTACCCAGGCCACGCTGCCGCTCGTGGCCTCAAACATGAACTCGGTGACTGGCCCGCGCCTCGCGGCCGTCCTCGCCAGACGCGGAGGGCTCGCGGTTCTGCCCCAAGACATGTCGCTCCCCGAGATGGAACGCGCGATCCAGTGGGTAAAACGGCAACCCGCCACCGTAGATACCCCGATTGTGCTGCCGGTCGCCGCAACCGCCGCGGACGCTCTCCGTCAGATCCCGCTCGCCGAGGGGCAGAGTGTCGTCGTCGCAGACCACGATACGGACGAGGCGCTCCCTGCCGAGCGCTCGATTCGCGGGGTGCTCTCAGCGCAGCGGCTTGCAGCAGTGCCCCCTGACGCGCGGCTGGGCGACCTGCTCCGAGGAAAAGCCGCCGTCATCGACGCTTCCGAGCTTTCCGACCCCCGCACCGCATTCGACCGCGTCGCTGCAGCCCTCTCCAACCATGACGCGGAGGCGGCGGATCCTGCGGCGGTCTGCGTCGTCGCAGACGGTCTGCTCGTCGGCGTGCTCTCCGAGAAATCGGCGCTGCGCCGCTCGATCTATCAGCCCGCCCTCGATGCTGACGGCAGATTGATCGTCGCTGCCGCCGTGGGAATCAATGGTGACATTGCGACCAAAGCACGGGCGCTTGTGGCCGCAGGCGCGAACGCGCTCGTCGTCGATACCGCTCACGGGCATCAGGAAACCATGCTGCGGGCCCTGCGCACGGTCTCCGAGCTGTCGCTTGGCGTGCCGATCGTTGCGGGTAACATCGTCACCTCCGACGGCGTCAACGACCTTGTCAACGCAGGCGCCACGATCCTGAAGGTCGGCGTCGGGCCCGGAGCAATGTGCACCACGCGCATGATGACGGCGGTCGGTCGCCCGCAGTTCTCCGCGGTCCTCGAGACCGCGCAGGCGGCCCGCGAGCTCGGCGCCCACGTCTGGGCCGACGGCGGCGTCCGCTACCCGCGCGATGTTGCCCTCGCGCTCGCCGCAGGGGCCTCCGCAATCATGATCGGCTCCTGGTTCGCGGGAACCGCGGAGTCTCCCGGTGAGCTACACACGGACGAGGACGGCCGCCAGTACAAGGAATCCTGGGGTATGGCCTCCACCAAGGCGGTGCAGGGGCGCTTCGGCGCGCTCGATGCCTACGAGCGCGCGCGGAAAGAACTCTTTGCCGAGGGCATCTCCTCATCGAAGATCTACTTGGATCCGCAGCGGCCAAGTGTGGAAGACCTCGTTGACATGATCACCTCGGGGCTGCGCTCCTCCTTCACCTATGCGGGGGCCAACAGTCTGCAGGAGTTTCATTTGCGGGCTCGGGTCGGTCTGCAGTCCGCGGCAGGCTACGAGGAAGGCAAGGCGCTGCCGGTCAGTTGGTAG
- a CDS encoding DNA alkylation repair protein — MPLADELLGQNGAIALVEILERADHHTSFAHARLVAAEIDSLTLSERARAIARGILADIDGDRDRLSRVIRNALEDETFAGFTLWPLGLAASWSAIEAGTDQAFDNGMELMRELTPRMSSEFSVRPLLLHNLSRGLRHMTEWTGDPDWNVRRLASEGSRPLLPWGERLPVLVTDPSPTLPILNALYDDPEESVRRSVANHLNDHSRTHPELTVLTVRGWQRSGGEHVARTSRHALRTLVKRGDPGALELLGFPPVSVTVSPLTLSTKRVPAGGAVQFSAEVQNTGDEPARMVIDYVLSFPGARGGTRSKVFKIAERALDPGDGTVVTASHSFRPITTRKYYPGSYALALQINGVTQEPAEFTVEEN, encoded by the coding sequence ATGCCGCTCGCTGACGAACTGCTCGGACAAAATGGCGCGATTGCGCTCGTTGAGATTCTGGAGCGCGCAGACCACCACACCTCCTTCGCGCACGCGCGCCTGGTGGCCGCAGAGATCGATTCCCTGACGCTCAGCGAACGGGCACGGGCGATCGCCCGTGGCATTCTGGCCGACATTGACGGGGACCGGGACCGGCTTTCCCGGGTGATTCGCAACGCCCTCGAAGACGAGACTTTTGCGGGATTTACGCTCTGGCCGCTCGGGCTCGCGGCTTCGTGGAGCGCGATCGAGGCGGGGACCGATCAGGCCTTCGACAACGGGATGGAGCTGATGCGGGAGCTGACCCCGCGGATGAGCTCGGAGTTCTCCGTGAGGCCACTGCTGCTCCACAATCTCAGCCGCGGGCTCCGGCACATGACCGAGTGGACGGGCGACCCCGACTGGAACGTGCGGCGTCTCGCATCAGAGGGAAGCCGGCCGCTGCTGCCGTGGGGAGAGCGGCTTCCGGTGCTCGTCACAGATCCCTCGCCGACGCTCCCGATCCTCAACGCGCTCTACGACGATCCCGAAGAATCGGTGCGCCGATCCGTCGCGAATCACCTCAACGACCACAGTCGCACCCACCCGGAGCTTACGGTACTGACGGTTCGCGGCTGGCAGCGCAGTGGCGGGGAACATGTCGCCCGCACTTCTCGGCACGCACTGCGGACGCTCGTGAAGCGCGGGGATCCTGGGGCCCTTGAACTCCTCGGATTCCCACCCGTGAGCGTGACCGTGTCCCCACTCACCCTGTCGACAAAGCGGGTGCCCGCCGGCGGCGCCGTGCAGTTCTCTGCGGAGGTACAGAACACGGGTGACGAGCCCGCTCGCATGGTGATCGACTACGTACTGAGCTTTCCCGGGGCGCGCGGCGGCACGCGTTCAAAAGTTTTCAAGATCGCGGAGCGCGCACTCGATCCCGGCGACGGCACCGTGGTTACGGCCTCCCATTCCTTCCGGCCGATCACCACGCGCAAGTACTACCCTGGCAGCTACGCCCTCGCACTGCAGATCAACGGTGTCACCCAAGAGCCTGCGGAATTTACGGTCGAGGAGAACTAA
- a CDS encoding DUF3995 domain-containing protein, which translates to MGIVKRTARSVGTTGLLAVGALHLVWASGSSWPAKNGKRLSEAVIGNAKLRPSPEATLGVAAAAIGGGLVAGGALGEGRGVVALRRLMGFGLIARAVVSEELLMEALGLPESGQRFRQLNRQYYRPLCAVLGVAVLLGARDRKPVESVDQLS; encoded by the coding sequence ATGGGTATCGTCAAACGGACCGCGCGCAGTGTCGGAACAACGGGGCTATTGGCAGTGGGGGCACTGCACCTTGTCTGGGCTTCGGGGTCAAGCTGGCCCGCAAAGAACGGGAAGCGACTCTCTGAGGCCGTGATTGGCAACGCGAAGTTGAGGCCCAGCCCGGAAGCGACATTGGGAGTTGCTGCTGCTGCGATCGGTGGCGGGCTCGTCGCCGGTGGCGCACTCGGTGAAGGCCGGGGCGTGGTGGCGCTGCGCCGGCTCATGGGGTTCGGGCTCATTGCGCGTGCCGTTGTATCTGAAGAGCTCCTGATGGAGGCGCTGGGGCTTCCCGAAAGCGGGCAACGCTTCAGACAACTGAACCGACAGTACTATCGCCCACTCTGCGCGGTATTGGGGGTCGCGGTGTTGCTGGGGGCCCGGGACCGCAAGCCTGTCGAGAGTGTCGATCAGCTGAGCTGA
- a CDS encoding SOS response-associated peptidase family protein — MCASYGLGGGPLKLGLTFDLPPMHEPESRELLARWAREQAGTAKITGRHARNLNPMIREVQGERSLDLGWWWLHVGGAPAPFSAFNSRADALAQKWREPFQRRAILPANWYIEKGRSFSLPRGEMFGIAAIVTPVETATGQLLSYSMVTREAVGEASEVHHRMPLVLPRDFHDAWLDPGRAGNTELASTAVYSSEQISRAFEVIGDGLAKDSPTLF; from the coding sequence ATGTGCGCGAGTTATGGACTTGGCGGTGGCCCCCTCAAACTGGGGCTCACCTTCGACCTGCCGCCGATGCATGAACCGGAGTCTCGCGAACTGCTTGCGCGCTGGGCGAGGGAGCAGGCCGGCACGGCAAAGATCACGGGCCGTCACGCGCGCAACCTGAACCCGATGATCCGCGAGGTACAGGGCGAGCGCAGCCTAGACCTTGGCTGGTGGTGGCTGCACGTGGGAGGCGCACCCGCGCCCTTCAGCGCGTTCAACTCCCGCGCCGACGCCCTCGCGCAGAAGTGGCGGGAGCCCTTCCAACGGCGCGCGATCCTGCCCGCCAACTGGTACATCGAAAAGGGTCGCTCGTTTTCGCTGCCGCGCGGTGAGATGTTCGGGATCGCGGCCATCGTGACACCCGTCGAGACCGCCACCGGGCAGTTGCTCAGCTACTCGATGGTGACTCGCGAGGCAGTCGGGGAGGCCAGCGAAGTACACCACCGCATGCCGCTGGTACTGCCGCGGGACTTCCACGACGCGTGGCTTGATCCGGGCCGCGCTGGAAACACTGAACTCGCTTCGACCGCGGTGTATTCTTCGGAGCAGATTTCGCGCGCGTTTGAGGTGATCGGTGATGGGCTGGCGAAGGATTCACCGACTCTCTTCTGA
- a CDS encoding GyrI-like domain-containing protein — protein sequence MPRKIDGGSVSATKSDFKKELDAYQAKRGAFRVVDVPELQYLMIDGHGDPNTSPEYTRALEALYPIAYAMKFASKRELGRDYVVMPLEGLWWADDMSTFTSARDKSQWDWTMMIMVPEWLSEAAFTAARDQAAAKYAAQHAAADPHAEDSPPFDEVRLATLREGRCVQTLHVGSYEAEAPVLERMHREFIPAQGLRMAGTHHEIYLSDPRKVAPERLRTILRQPVTAA from the coding sequence ATGCCAAGGAAGATTGACGGAGGATCTGTGAGCGCCACAAAGTCAGACTTCAAGAAGGAACTCGACGCGTATCAGGCGAAGCGCGGCGCATTCCGTGTGGTTGATGTGCCCGAGCTGCAGTACCTGATGATCGATGGGCACGGGGATCCGAACACCTCCCCCGAATACACTCGCGCCCTCGAAGCGCTCTACCCGATCGCCTACGCGATGAAGTTTGCGAGCAAGCGCGAGCTCGGCCGCGATTACGTGGTGATGCCGCTCGAGGGGCTGTGGTGGGCGGACGACATGTCGACGTTCACGAGCGCGCGCGACAAGTCGCAGTGGGACTGGACCATGATGATCATGGTGCCGGAGTGGCTCAGCGAAGCAGCATTCACGGCCGCGCGGGATCAGGCCGCTGCCAAATACGCCGCACAGCACGCGGCGGCGGATCCGCACGCCGAAGACTCGCCCCCGTTCGACGAGGTCCGGCTCGCAACACTGCGCGAGGGACGGTGCGTGCAGACGCTGCACGTCGGCTCCTACGAGGCCGAAGCGCCGGTGCTTGAACGGATGCACCGCGAGTTCATTCCCGCACAGGGGCTGCGCATGGCCGGCACGCACCACGAGATCTACCTCAGCGATCCGCGAAAGGTCGCCCCCGAGAGACTACGCACGATCCTGCGCCAACCCGTTACTGCCGCGTAG
- a CDS encoding DUF4031 domain-containing protein — protein MAILIDPPAWPAHGTLWSHLVSDTSTDELHAFAARLGVPRRGFDLDHYDVPASLHAEALALGARAVTAKQVVFALRHSGLRVRQVDRPAAVPLQRREFLVTEWSRLGQALGSTKADGAEGPWSRLGESLLARWNEPHRRYHTEVHLEDVLLALDQLHTRGERVSPATLAAAWFHDAVYAGAETDEQDSAALATRELGAFASLPDSGITPAFLARVESCIVATAPAQHAQDPDPALSHLRDADLAIFAAAPPRYEAYTTAVREEYAHVSQEAFATGRSRILMGYLEQTAIYRTPAARQLWEERARSNLTAEVTLLERSLRRPDRDVSRD, from the coding sequence ATGGCGATCCTGATCGATCCTCCCGCGTGGCCCGCGCACGGCACGCTGTGGAGTCACCTCGTGTCAGACACCAGCACCGACGAGCTCCACGCGTTCGCGGCACGTCTCGGCGTTCCCCGTCGCGGGTTTGATCTTGATCACTACGACGTTCCAGCATCCCTGCACGCGGAGGCGCTCGCGCTCGGGGCCCGCGCCGTCACCGCGAAGCAGGTGGTGTTCGCGCTGCGCCATTCGGGACTGCGCGTGCGGCAGGTCGATCGGCCCGCGGCCGTTCCGCTGCAGCGGCGAGAGTTTCTCGTCACGGAGTGGTCGCGGCTCGGGCAGGCGCTCGGCAGTACCAAAGCGGACGGAGCCGAGGGTCCGTGGTCGCGGCTCGGTGAGAGCCTGCTCGCCCGCTGGAATGAACCTCACCGCAGGTACCACACCGAGGTGCACCTCGAGGATGTCCTCCTCGCACTGGACCAGTTGCACACCCGCGGTGAGCGCGTCTCGCCGGCGACGCTGGCCGCAGCGTGGTTTCACGACGCAGTGTACGCCGGCGCTGAGACGGACGAGCAGGATTCTGCTGCGCTCGCGACGCGGGAGCTCGGCGCGTTCGCTTCACTGCCCGACTCCGGGATCACTCCCGCGTTTCTGGCCCGGGTGGAGTCCTGTATTGTCGCGACGGCACCCGCGCAGCACGCGCAGGATCCTGACCCGGCACTCAGCCATCTCCGTGATGCTGATCTTGCGATTTTTGCCGCTGCTCCGCCTCGCTACGAGGCCTACACGACCGCGGTGCGCGAGGAGTATGCGCACGTCTCGCAGGAAGCGTTTGCGACCGGGCGCAGCCGGATCCTGATGGGCTATTTGGAACAGACTGCCATCTACCGGACCCCAGCCGCGCGGCAGCTGTGGGAAGAACGTGCCCGCAGCAACCTCACTGCTGAGGTGACGCTGCTGGAGCGGTCGCTTCGTCGTCCTGATCGGGATGTTTCGCGAGATTGA
- the mscL gene encoding large conductance mechanosensitive channel protein MscL, which yields MFKGFKEFLLRGNVIDLAVAVVIGAAFNAVVQKVVDALINPVVGMVFKADSLDGAMVVGLPGGGAIAFGALLGAVLNFVIVAAVVYFVFVLPMNRLRGPAVAEEPAPAGPSEHELLTEIRDLLRAQATAGRAGDARGSEDPPLPSEPQH from the coding sequence ATGTTTAAGGGTTTCAAGGAGTTCTTGCTCCGCGGCAACGTCATCGACTTGGCCGTTGCCGTGGTTATTGGCGCAGCATTCAACGCTGTCGTGCAGAAGGTTGTTGATGCGCTCATCAATCCGGTGGTCGGCATGGTGTTCAAAGCAGACTCGCTCGACGGCGCCATGGTCGTCGGGCTTCCCGGTGGCGGCGCGATCGCGTTTGGCGCGCTACTCGGCGCGGTGCTGAACTTCGTCATCGTCGCAGCGGTGGTCTACTTCGTGTTTGTGCTTCCGATGAACAGGCTGCGCGGTCCCGCTGTGGCGGAGGAGCCGGCGCCCGCGGGACCGAGTGAACACGAGCTCCTCACTGAGATCCGCGATCTCCTGCGAGCGCAGGCCACCGCTGGCCGCGCGGGCGATGCCCGTGGGAGCGAGGATCCCCCGCTCCCCTCAGAGCCGCAGCACTGA
- a CDS encoding dipeptidase — protein sequence MNHHDGDNARQAQAAQALESRIRETVEASFDATVAELSDLVRIPSVSWPAFDPRHLGESAESIAGKLRELGIFDVVDVRRAPVAGSENAADPELGQPAVVARRAARNGRPTVLLYAHHDVQPPGKDEDWQTPPFEPVLRDGRLFGRGAADDKAGVMSHLGAIRAVADALTESGEDLDLGIALFIEGEEEWASQSFGNFLRENRELLAADAIIVADSSNWDTETPALTVALRGAVAFNLKIETLDRASHSGMFGGAVPDAMLAAVRLLDTMWDKEGAVAVAGLREADLAIPEYDEARLREETGLLDGVSPIGTGEILSRIWAKPAISITGIDAPDIANASNTLIPSVTVRISARIAPGQDPAEAFEAFKRHLQDHAPFGAQLTFEDGDFGQAFLVDTSGWAVAEIRKAMADAWDRDPVDTGIGGSIPFIAELVEEFPGAEILVTGVEDPDSRAHSPNESLHLETFRKAMLTEALFLARLNQRSA from the coding sequence ATGAATCATCACGACGGCGACAACGCGCGGCAGGCGCAGGCGGCTCAGGCCTTGGAAAGCAGGATCCGCGAGACGGTCGAGGCGAGTTTTGACGCGACGGTCGCGGAACTCTCAGATCTGGTGCGGATCCCCTCGGTGTCTTGGCCGGCCTTTGATCCCCGGCACCTCGGAGAGAGCGCCGAGTCGATCGCGGGGAAACTCCGCGAGCTCGGCATCTTTGATGTGGTTGACGTGCGGCGTGCTCCGGTTGCGGGCAGCGAGAACGCGGCGGATCCCGAGCTCGGTCAGCCCGCCGTGGTTGCACGGCGCGCAGCACGAAACGGGCGCCCGACCGTGCTGCTCTACGCGCACCACGATGTGCAGCCACCCGGCAAGGACGAGGATTGGCAGACGCCGCCGTTTGAGCCGGTGCTGCGTGACGGCAGGCTCTTCGGACGCGGCGCCGCAGACGACAAGGCGGGGGTCATGTCGCACCTCGGCGCGATCCGCGCGGTGGCTGATGCGCTGACCGAATCTGGCGAAGACCTTGACCTGGGCATCGCACTGTTTATCGAGGGCGAAGAGGAATGGGCGTCGCAGTCGTTCGGAAACTTCCTGCGCGAGAATCGTGAGCTGCTCGCTGCGGACGCCATCATCGTCGCAGATTCCTCCAACTGGGACACCGAGACACCCGCCTTGACGGTTGCGCTGCGGGGCGCGGTCGCCTTCAACCTCAAGATTGAAACACTCGATCGCGCCTCACACTCGGGCATGTTTGGCGGAGCGGTGCCCGACGCGATGCTCGCTGCCGTTCGCCTGCTTGACACGATGTGGGACAAGGAGGGCGCAGTCGCGGTCGCGGGGTTGCGCGAGGCGGACCTAGCCATTCCCGAATACGACGAAGCGCGGCTGCGCGAGGAGACCGGGCTTCTCGACGGTGTCTCACCGATCGGCACGGGCGAGATTCTGTCGCGGATCTGGGCGAAGCCCGCGATCTCGATCACCGGCATCGACGCTCCCGATATCGCGAACGCCTCCAACACCCTGATCCCGAGCGTCACGGTTCGCATCAGCGCGCGGATTGCTCCGGGGCAGGATCCCGCCGAGGCCTTCGAGGCGTTCAAACGTCACCTGCAGGATCATGCTCCGTTTGGCGCACAGCTCACCTTCGAAGACGGTGATTTCGGCCAGGCGTTCCTCGTCGACACGAGCGGTTGGGCGGTCGCCGAGATCCGCAAGGCAATGGCGGATGCGTGGGATCGTGACCCGGTTGACACCGGCATCGGCGGATCGATCCCGTTCATCGCGGAACTCGTGGAGGAGTTTCCGGGTGCAGAGATTCTGGTGACCGGGGTTGAGGATCCCGATTCCCGCGCGCACAGCCCGAACGAGTCGCTTCATCTTGAAACGTTCCGCAAAGCGATGCTGACCGAGGCGCTGTTCCTGGCCCGTCTGAATCAGCGCAGCGCCTGA
- a CDS encoding ABC transporter substrate-binding protein translates to MHCRRGGSASAADGDLHSVTLMLNWTPNAHHAGIAYALEHGYYAEAGIDLEIIEPGADIGADAAVASGKAEFGISQAESLLPARASGMGISAIATLLPVNDSALMGLASSGLSEDPASLAGLTYGGYGGALETEIMSALTECGGGDPASIEFIDIGNVDYLAGMAQDRFDVAWVFGGWDALRAQMERDDVVVLPLSAHQDCIPNWYTPVIIGNDAAMAADPELTRAFVAATSRGYDAVIEDPRAGADALLAVAPELDASLVRAAVAYYAPLYRSDAEGEAGRFGQMDKAVWDRFTEFLVRAGMLDDASALEGAWTNEYLPAPSAS, encoded by the coding sequence ATGCACTGCCGCCGAGGGGGATCCGCGTCGGCCGCGGACGGTGATCTGCACAGCGTCACGCTGATGCTCAACTGGACGCCCAACGCGCACCACGCCGGTATCGCCTACGCGCTCGAACACGGGTACTACGCGGAGGCGGGCATCGACCTGGAGATCATCGAGCCGGGCGCGGATATCGGGGCCGACGCGGCCGTGGCGTCCGGGAAAGCGGAGTTTGGGATCTCGCAGGCCGAGTCCCTGCTTCCCGCGCGCGCGTCGGGCATGGGGATCTCGGCGATCGCGACGCTTCTGCCCGTCAACGACTCGGCGCTCATGGGTCTCGCCTCCAGCGGCTTGAGCGAGGATCCTGCTTCGCTCGCCGGTCTCACCTACGGCGGGTATGGTGGGGCGCTCGAAACCGAAATCATGTCCGCGTTGACCGAGTGCGGTGGCGGGGATCCCGCATCGATTGAGTTCATCGATATTGGCAACGTTGACTATCTTGCGGGCATGGCTCAGGATCGCTTTGACGTTGCCTGGGTGTTTGGCGGCTGGGACGCGCTGCGGGCGCAGATGGAGCGGGATGACGTGGTTGTGCTGCCGCTGTCGGCGCACCAGGACTGTATTCCCAACTGGTACACCCCGGTGATTATTGGCAACGACGCCGCGATGGCGGCGGATCCCGAGCTGACGCGCGCGTTTGTGGCGGCGACGAGCCGCGGCTACGACGCCGTCATCGAAGATCCGCGGGCCGGCGCGGACGCGCTTCTCGCCGTGGCCCCCGAGCTGGACGCTTCGCTCGTGCGCGCCGCGGTCGCCTACTACGCCCCGCTGTACCGTAGCGATGCCGAGGGTGAGGCTGGCCGTTTCGGACAGATGGACAAGGCAGTGTGGGATCGTTTCACAGAGTTCCTGGTGCGGGCGGGGATGCTTGACGATGCCTCGGCACTCGAAGGGGCGTGGACCAACGAGTACCTCCCCGCGCCGTCTGCGAGCTGA
- a CDS encoding ABC transporter ATP-binding protein, with amino-acid sequence MTDFIGSGTAGALVVDGIAHGFREAGARRAARRTELTPVLSEVSFEVAPGTLTALLGPSGCGKSTLLRILAGLVVPERGSARSGSRDLIAHPGGIAYHPQRDALLPWLRALDNITLGAETAGRDRAEARAEAVALLEKFGLPGQERAWPDELSGGMRQRVALMRTFLMPQRALVLDEPLGALDALTRRRLQHWLLDITANDGRPILLVTHDIEEALLLADRVLVMSDRPGRIVHVEDRPDAATRVREREEGTDHAPLRRILAALDGEAAAAATRQ; translated from the coding sequence ATGACTGATTTCATCGGATCAGGCACCGCGGGCGCGCTCGTGGTCGACGGCATCGCGCACGGGTTTCGGGAAGCGGGGGCCCGGCGTGCGGCACGGCGCACCGAGCTCACACCGGTGTTGAGTGAGGTGTCGTTTGAGGTTGCGCCCGGCACGCTGACCGCGCTGCTCGGGCCGAGCGGCTGCGGCAAATCGACCCTGTTGCGGATCCTCGCGGGGCTTGTGGTTCCGGAGCGGGGGAGCGCGCGCAGTGGATCCCGCGACCTCATCGCGCACCCCGGGGGCATCGCTTACCATCCGCAGCGCGACGCCCTGCTGCCGTGGTTGCGCGCGCTCGACAACATCACCCTCGGCGCGGAAACCGCGGGGCGGGATCGCGCCGAGGCGCGCGCGGAGGCGGTGGCTCTGCTTGAAAAGTTTGGGCTGCCCGGGCAAGAGCGGGCTTGGCCCGACGAGCTCTCCGGCGGCATGCGGCAGCGGGTTGCGCTGATGCGTACCTTCTTGATGCCGCAGCGCGCGCTCGTCCTCGACGAGCCGCTGGGGGCGCTCGACGCGCTGACCCGGCGGCGCCTGCAGCACTGGCTGCTCGACATCACCGCGAACGACGGCCGCCCGATCCTGCTCGTCACCCACGATATCGAGGAGGCGCTGCTGCTCGCGGACCGGGTGCTGGTGATGAGCGATCGCCCGGGCCGGATCGTGCACGTCGAGGACCGCCCGGACGCGGCTACCCGCGTGCGCGAGCGCGAGGAGGGCACCGACCATGCCCCGTTACGCCGGATCCTCGCCGCGCTCGACGGTGAGGCCGCTGCGGCGGCTACGCGGCAGTAA